Proteins encoded by one window of Cloeon dipterum chromosome 4, ieCloDipt1.1, whole genome shotgun sequence:
- the Rrp45 gene encoding exosome complex component RRP45 — protein sequence MKEPIISNCEKAFLLEAISESRRLDGRGMFDYRDLSIRFGKDYGCCEVSMGQTRVLGQVSCEIQQPKATRPNEGLLLINVGLSPMGAPHFETGRQSISSIQLNRLLEKCIKDSKCIDLESLCIVAEEKVWCIRLDLNILNHEGNLIDCASVAALAALSHFRRPDVELTSEGLIIYEAAVKEPIPLGIKHTPICVSFAIFNKGKNIVVDPSELEERVAEAEFTLGVNGYKELCGVHLSGSTQSGPTIVRQCANKALKRAVSVVALIKETLAKDSELRGSNTERGFVECVRQGTITSHGTPKICLPIKHKLPVETMEASHEDESSCDEVEVIGSGTVELKNSSVLATDTAEQVMEVEAKPKVEEISLSDDENEVQILSD from the exons atgaaagaacccattatttcaaattgcgaGAAGGCCTTCTTGTTAGAAGCGATATCCGAAAGCAGG CGTCTCGATGGTAGAGGAATGTTTGACTATCGGGACCTCAGCATCAGATTTGGCAAAGACTATGGATGTTGCGAAGTCTCCATGGGGCAAACAAG GGTGCTGGGCCAGGTCTCTTGCGAAATCCAGCAACCAAAGGCGACGAGACCCAACGAAGGGCTGTTGCTCATCAATGTAGGTCTCTCGCCGATGGGTGCTCCCCATTTTGAGACGGGCAGGCAGTCGATCTCTTCCATCCAACTGAATAGGCTGCTAGAAAAGTGCATCAAGGACTCTAAATGCATTGATTTGGAGTCCCTCTGCATCGTGGCAGAAGAAAAG gtGTGGTGCATTCGGCTAGATTTGAACATTCTGAACCACGAGGGAAACCTCATTGACTGCGCCTCGGTGGCTGCGCTAGCCGCTCTTTCACATTTCCGCCGACCTGATGTGGAACTGACCAGCGAGGGACTTATAATTTATGAGGCAGCAGTAAAGGAGCCAATTCCCCTTGGAATCAAACACACGCCAATTTGTGTGTCTTTTGCCATATTTAATAAAGG gAAAAACATAGTAGTTGACCCTTCTGAATTAGAGGAACGAGTGGCGGAGGCAGAGTTCACACTGGGAGTGAATGGGTACAAAGAATTGTGCGGGGTGCACCTGAGTGGCAGCACCCAGTCAGGCCCAACAATTGTGAGGCAGTGCGCCAACAAGGCCCTCAAAAGAGCTGTGAGTGTGGTCGCTCTGATTAAGGAGACTCTGGCTAAAGACTCAGAACTGAG aggAAGTAATACAGAGAGGGGATTTGTGGAGTGTGTCCGGCAAGGAACTATCACCTCTCATGGCACCCCAAAAATTTGCCTTCCCATTAAACACAAGCTTCCTGTTGAAACTATGGAAGCTAGCCATGAAGATGAAAGTAGTTGTGATGAAGTTGAAGTCATCGGCTCTGGAACTGTAGAGCTGAAAAACTCGTCAGTTTTGGCGACGGACACTGCTGAACAAGTGATGGAAGTTGAAGCAAAGCCAAAAGTTGAGGAAATTT cTCTGTCAGACGATGAAAATGAGGTTCAAATTCTCTCAGATTAG